One genomic window of Branchiostoma lanceolatum isolate klBraLanc5 chromosome 5, klBraLanc5.hap2, whole genome shotgun sequence includes the following:
- the LOC136435268 gene encoding mucin-2-like isoform X1 — MNFNCLRDNYLILTLLFLTEGTTEVGRQGNLPTNISGHFQHLPASRENRKTSTLWETRNITEDVVDIGTFYTKNHLQTKLYLPEKVAITSTYSTRISSTALFRESAVLQALHSTSSHISTSVPVYKKHKELKPSQGNFVTPASTEISQTKWATSVASSLDLHKIISEVSSVETNKTVNSLGVVAESPLKTILTLSSQSTVELRPSPTWSPIVAPLSISKQTLDPTDTPVPGGRMVQPSTSTPMTLSLSQMLNSTHPAVVPPAQSPFTPTPGLTHPAALHPSTSTHRLDSISSSSLHISPSSIPAAGGTYLETMNITEPTYLPPQPGEHQSTAHIVLVWVFALLGTLLTVLFLVALGFYIRKRRRLEKLRHQLMPLYNFDPSEEGDDWESELLNEVKDTSSLVSDRGKSQKPHSPPNPKLSFSSESTELM; from the exons ATGAACTTCAATTGTTTACGTGATAATTATCTGATACTCACACTGCTGTTTCTGACGGAAGGAACTACAGAGGTGGGAAGACAAG GGAATCTTCCGACCAACATTAGTGGACATTTCCAGCACCTGCCAGCAAGTAGAGAAAACCGCAAGACTTCTACTTTGTGGGAAACAAGGAACATCACAGAGGATGTAGTGGACATAGGAACATTTTACACAAAGAACCATTTACAAACAAAACTCTACTTGCCAGAGAAGGTGGCCATAACATCTACCTACTCAACAAGGATTTCATCCACTGCTCTGTTCAGAGAATCAGCAGTTTTACAGGCACTCCACTCGACTTCATCCCATATTTCTACATCAGTTCCAGTTTACAAAAAGCACAAAGAACTCAAGCCAAGCCAAGGAAACTTTGTCACTCCTGCCTCTACAGAAATATCACAGACAAAGTGGGCCACTAGTGTTGCCAGCAGTCTGGATCTACATAAGATCATTTCAGAAGTATCCTCTGTTGAAACCAACAAGACTGTCAACAGTTTAGGTGTTGTTGCAGAGAGTCCTCTGAAAACTATTCTTACATTATCGTCACAGTCCACTGTGGAACTAAGACCATCTCCAACTTGGAGTCCAATTGTTGCACCTCTTTCAATCTCAAAACAAACCCTTGACCCCACAGATACACCTGTGCCAGGAGGCAGAATGGTGCAGCCATCAACATCGACTCCCATGACTTTGAGTCTTTCCCAAATGTTGAACAGTACTCACCCAGCCGTGGTGCCTCCAGCCCAGTCACCCTTTACCCCTACCCCAGGTCTTACGCACCCGGCTGCCTTACATCCTTCAACATCTACACACAGACTGGATAGCATCTCCAGTTCCAGCCTTCATATATCTCCTTCCTCCATACCTGCGGCTGGTGGGACATACCTGGAGACAATGAACATTACAGAACCGACATATCTACCACCACAACCAGGGGAGCACCAGAGCACAGCACACATTGTGCTGGTTTGGGTTTTTGCACTGCTGGGGACACTCCTGACTGTATTATTCCTTGTTGCACTG GGTTTCTACATCAGAAAGAGAAGAAG ACTGGAAAAGCTGCGTCACCAGCTGATGCCTCTCTACAACTTTGACCCCTCTGAGGAAGGAGATGACTGGGAGTCCGAGCTGCTAAACGAAGTCAAGGACACTTCCAGTCTTGTTTCAGATCGTGGAAAG TCACAGAAGCCACACTCTCCGCCCAACCCAAAGTTGAGCTTCAGCTCGGAGTCCACAGAGTTGATGTGA
- the LOC136435268 gene encoding uncharacterized protein C3orf18 homolog isoform X2, translated as MVQPSTSTPMTLSLSQMLNSTHPAVVPPAQSPFTPTPGLTHPAALHPSTSTHRLDSISSSSLHISPSSIPAAGGTYLETMNITEPTYLPPQPGEHQSTAHIVLVWVFALLGTLLTVLFLVALGFYIRKRRRLEKLRHQLMPLYNFDPSEEGDDWESELLNEVKDTSSLVSDRGKSQKPHSPPNPKLSFSSESTELM; from the exons ATGGTGCAGCCATCAACATCGACTCCCATGACTTTGAGTCTTTCCCAAATGTTGAACAGTACTCACCCAGCCGTGGTGCCTCCAGCCCAGTCACCCTTTACCCCTACCCCAGGTCTTACGCACCCGGCTGCCTTACATCCTTCAACATCTACACACAGACTGGATAGCATCTCCAGTTCCAGCCTTCATATATCTCCTTCCTCCATACCTGCGGCTGGTGGGACATACCTGGAGACAATGAACATTACAGAACCGACATATCTACCACCACAACCAGGGGAGCACCAGAGCACAGCACACATTGTGCTGGTTTGGGTTTTTGCACTGCTGGGGACACTCCTGACTGTATTATTCCTTGTTGCACTG GGTTTCTACATCAGAAAGAGAAGAAG ACTGGAAAAGCTGCGTCACCAGCTGATGCCTCTCTACAACTTTGACCCCTCTGAGGAAGGAGATGACTGGGAGTCCGAGCTGCTAAACGAAGTCAAGGACACTTCCAGTCTTGTTTCAGATCGTGGAAAG TCACAGAAGCCACACTCTCCGCCCAACCCAAAGTTGAGCTTCAGCTCGGAGTCCACAGAGTTGATGTGA